The DNA window CAGGCGCAGGCCTCCCAAGAAGTAACGCCTGCCCGGGCGGCTTCTTCCGTCACGACAAGGAGAATTCGAATTGCAACGCTTTTACATCACCACGCCCATTTATTACGTGAACGCCAAACCCCATCTGGGACATGCGTACACCACCACCGTGGCCGATTCCCTGAATCGCTTCCACAAGCTCATGGGCGAGGAGACCTACTTTCTGACCGGCACCGACGAGCATGGCGACAAGATCGTCCAGGCTGCGGAAAGCAACGGCCAGACGCCTCAGGAGTATGTTGACGTCATCAGCAAGCTCTTTCAGGACCTCTGGCCGAACATGAACATTTCCAACGACGACTTCATCCGCACCACCGAACCCCGGCACAAGGAAGTCGTTCAGGATATCCTGCAAAAGGTCTACGACGCCGGAGACATCTACTTCGGCGAGTACGGCGGCCATTACTGCTTTGGCTGCGAGCGGTTCTACACCGAGAAGGAACTGGTCAACGGCCTGTGCCCGGACCACCAGACCAAGCCCGAGTACATCGCCGAGAAGAATTACTTTTTCAAGATGTCCAAGTACCGCGACTGGCTGCTGGACCACATCCAAAAGCATCCGGACTTCATCCGCCCCGAGCATTACCGCAACGAGGTCGTTTCCCTGCTCGAATCCGGCGAGCTTGAGGATCTGTGTATCTCCCGGCCCAAGTCTCGCCTGACCTGGGGCATCGAGCTGCCCTTCGACTCCGAGTACGTGACCTACGTGTGGTTCGACGCGTTGATCAACTACGTGGCCGCCCTGGGTTGGCCCGACGGCGAGAAATTCAAGAAGTTTTGGCCCGTAGCGAATCACATTGTGGCCAAGGACATCCTCAAGCCCCACGCGATCTTCTGGCCGACCATGCTCAAGGCCGCCGGGATTGAACCGTATCAGCACCTCAACGTGCATGGCTATTGGCTGGTGGCGGACACCAAGATGTCCAAGTCCCTCGGCAATGTAGTCGAACCTCTGGCCATGAAGGACGCCTACGGCCTCGACGCTTTCCGCTATTTCCTGCTGCGCGAGATGTCCTTCGGCCAGGACTCCAGTTTCTCCGAGAAGGCCCTGGTCGGCCGTCTCAACGCGGACCTGGCCAATGACCTGGGCAACCTGTTCAACCGTACCTTGTCCATGACCCACAAGTATTTCGGCGGCAACATTCCCCACCCCGACGTGGAAGACGTGGTCGATGCGGAGATCAAGAAGATCGGCCAGGACGCCATGCAGTCCTTCCAGGACTTCTTTACGGAACTGAAGTTTTCCCGCGCTCTCGAAGGGCTGTGGGAATTAGTCCGGGGCCTGAATAAATACATCGACGAGACCGCGCCCTGGACCCTGTTCAAGGCGGGCAACACCGGGCGGTTGTCCACGGTCATCTATGTCCTTCTCGAAAACATGCGCAAGATCGCCGTGCACCTCTGGCCTGTCATGCCGGAGGCGTCCGAGAAGATGCTCGAACAGCTCGGCATCAGCTTCGCCCCGGAAAAGGTCAACCTGCCCAAGGAATTGGACGTC is part of the Desulfovibrio sp. Huiquan2017 genome and encodes:
- the metG gene encoding methionine--tRNA ligase translates to MQRFYITTPIYYVNAKPHLGHAYTTTVADSLNRFHKLMGEETYFLTGTDEHGDKIVQAAESNGQTPQEYVDVISKLFQDLWPNMNISNDDFIRTTEPRHKEVVQDILQKVYDAGDIYFGEYGGHYCFGCERFYTEKELVNGLCPDHQTKPEYIAEKNYFFKMSKYRDWLLDHIQKHPDFIRPEHYRNEVVSLLESGELEDLCISRPKSRLTWGIELPFDSEYVTYVWFDALINYVAALGWPDGEKFKKFWPVANHIVAKDILKPHAIFWPTMLKAAGIEPYQHLNVHGYWLVADTKMSKSLGNVVEPLAMKDAYGLDAFRYFLLREMSFGQDSSFSEKALVGRLNADLANDLGNLFNRTLSMTHKYFGGNIPHPDVEDVVDAEIKKIGQDAMQSFQDFFTELKFSRALEGLWELVRGLNKYIDETAPWTLFKAGNTGRLSTVIYVLLENMRKIAVHLWPVMPEASEKMLEQLGISFAPEKVNLPKELDVWGLLESDVAVAETSNLFPRVDLSAEDAPEKPVAKPKKASKKEAKAEAAVAEIEFEDFQKLDVRVGTVKEVEKHPDADRLLLVKVDTGDKDLRQVVAGLADYFQPDDLVGRQVVVVANLKPRKLRKQLSQGMILAVKTDNGMELLTPSGEVAPGSKVS